A region of uncultured Desulfobacter sp. DNA encodes the following proteins:
- the hisS gene encoding histidine--tRNA ligase, translating into MQTIRGFRDILPEQIALWQKVEQLATELFESFGYREIRIPIVEKTELFARSIGETTDIVEKEMYTFEDRKGEMLTLRPEATASICRAYIQHKMYAADPVRKFYLTGPMFRRERPQKGRYRQFYQIDAEVFGVDSPYIDSELIFLLHTLLNRLGLEGLSAHINSLGCPACRPDFQKALLDFLGERKENLCENCQRRLVKNPLRILDCKVDTCRQALEGSPATVDHLCPDCRTHFEIVKSSLEKLGVDFTVDNTLVRGLDYYTRTAWEIQTTALGAQSAVAGGGRYDRLVEELGGPPTPAIGFAIGFDRLVEVMEQLGDPICEKGPDLFIISLGERAQDYAFEWSCRLNTMGIRTDTDFRGKSMKALMKRADKLNADFVLIVGDNELAQQQLVLRNMATKEQTELSLDNLVNDLAQIIGF; encoded by the coding sequence ATGCAGACCATACGCGGATTCAGAGATATTTTACCGGAGCAGATTGCTCTGTGGCAAAAGGTGGAACAGCTCGCAACAGAACTGTTTGAATCATTTGGATACAGAGAAATCCGTATCCCCATTGTGGAAAAGACAGAGCTGTTTGCCCGGAGTATCGGAGAAACAACCGATATCGTTGAAAAGGAAATGTACACCTTTGAGGACAGAAAAGGGGAGATGCTGACATTGCGGCCCGAGGCCACAGCATCCATCTGCCGGGCGTATATCCAGCATAAAATGTATGCCGCCGATCCCGTGCGCAAATTTTATCTGACAGGCCCCATGTTCCGCAGGGAGCGCCCCCAGAAAGGCCGCTATCGCCAGTTCTATCAGATTGATGCCGAGGTTTTCGGGGTGGACTCTCCCTATATTGACAGCGAATTAATTTTTCTGCTGCACACATTGCTGAATCGCTTAGGACTTGAAGGCCTTTCTGCCCATATCAACAGCCTTGGCTGCCCTGCCTGCCGCCCTGATTTTCAAAAAGCCCTGCTGGATTTTTTAGGTGAACGCAAAGAGAATCTGTGCGAAAACTGCCAACGAAGACTGGTTAAAAATCCGTTGCGGATACTGGACTGCAAGGTTGACACATGCAGACAGGCCCTTGAAGGCTCACCTGCCACAGTGGATCATCTGTGCCCGGATTGCCGGACCCATTTTGAAATAGTGAAAAGCAGCCTGGAAAAACTCGGTGTGGATTTCACGGTGGACAATACCCTGGTCCGGGGGCTTGATTATTACACCCGTACGGCCTGGGAGATTCAGACCACAGCACTTGGCGCCCAGTCCGCCGTTGCCGGCGGCGGCCGTTACGATCGCCTGGTAGAAGAGCTTGGAGGCCCCCCGACACCGGCCATCGGATTCGCCATCGGGTTTGACCGGCTGGTGGAGGTCATGGAACAGCTTGGTGACCCGATATGCGAAAAAGGCCCGGACCTTTTTATTATCAGCCTGGGGGAAAGGGCCCAGGATTATGCATTTGAATGGTCATGCAGACTCAATACCATGGGCATAAGAACCGATACTGATTTCCGTGGAAAAAGCATGAAAGCGTTAATGAAGCGGGCAGACAAACTTAATGCTGATTTTGTTCTCATTGTCGGGGACAATGAGCTTGCCCAGCAACAACTTGTTCTGCGCAATATGGCGACAAAGGAACAGACTGAACTCAGCCTGGATAACCTGGTGAATGACCTGGCACAGATCATTGGTTTTTGA
- a CDS encoding ATP-grasp domain-containing protein gives MQLTGLKYGKQLMDTVDFPVAETLTENATKEQIEALIKKGGKVVVKPSFMGSAGKKGKAGLVKIVDNYADANQARKDLCFAEYKQGNTTHKANGCTFEEFVASDAELYVSITTSTITRTPTMLLIVEGGVEVEELPPEKKAIIPFNPNEGLRGYHVNDALIKLGCPKAFISPLVQQIPKLWDLYNNYGLTMIELNPIRMKKGKRPLPVACDVKAALDQDDPAHTRIKFPKEVFATELTEFETEINQLRTYQGQSDVVELNPNGTILPFMFGGGANSAATEVLGDKAMFSSDFGGNPPYAKMKEIASICYKHFLKNANIVQIIGGKANNTDIFVTIKAMLDALRENIALNPNVQVVIGRGGPNVVQGMIYARDLLDSMKVPYKMFGFDSSMIGVLNYTMELDNWIIANKK, from the coding sequence ATGCAACTAACTGGATTAAAATACGGAAAGCAATTGATGGACACGGTTGATTTCCCCGTAGCAGAGACCCTGACAGAAAATGCTACCAAAGAACAGATTGAAGCGCTGATCAAAAAAGGCGGCAAAGTCGTTGTAAAACCGTCTTTCATGGGCAGCGCCGGTAAAAAAGGAAAAGCAGGTCTGGTAAAAATTGTCGACAACTATGCCGATGCCAACCAGGCCAGAAAAGATCTTTGCTTTGCCGAATATAAACAGGGTAATACAACTCACAAAGCAAACGGCTGCACATTCGAAGAATTTGTTGCCTCCGACGCAGAGCTTTATGTAAGTATCACAACTTCTACCATCACCAGAACACCGACCATGCTGTTGATTGTTGAAGGTGGTGTTGAAGTTGAAGAGCTGCCGCCCGAGAAAAAAGCGATCATTCCGTTTAACCCCAACGAAGGTCTTAGAGGCTACCATGTGAATGATGCCCTGATCAAACTGGGATGCCCCAAAGCTTTTATCAGCCCGCTGGTACAGCAGATTCCCAAACTGTGGGATCTTTACAACAATTATGGTCTGACCATGATTGAGCTGAACCCCATTCGTATGAAAAAAGGCAAACGCCCTCTTCCGGTTGCTTGCGACGTTAAAGCCGCTTTAGACCAGGACGATCCCGCACATACCCGCATTAAATTCCCCAAAGAAGTATTTGCTACGGAATTGACTGAGTTCGAAACTGAAATCAACCAGCTGAGAACCTACCAGGGACAGAGCGACGTTGTGGAGCTCAACCCCAACGGAACCATCCTGCCCTTCATGTTCGGCGGCGGTGCCAACAGTGCAGCCACTGAGGTTCTGGGCGACAAAGCAATGTTCTCATCTGACTTTGGTGGAAACCCGCCCTATGCAAAGATGAAAGAGATTGCAAGCATTTGCTACAAACACTTCCTGAAAAATGCCAACATTGTTCAGATTATTGGTGGTAAAGCCAACAACACCGATATTTTCGTTACCATCAAAGCGATGCTGGATGCATTAAGAGAAAACATTGCACTGAATCCCAATGTTCAGGTTGTAATCGGTCGTGGTGGGCCAAACGTTGTGCAGGGAATGATTTATGCCCGAGATCTTCTTGACAGTATGAAAGTTCCTTATAAAATGTTCGGTTTCGACAGTAGTATGATTGGTGTATTGAATTACACCATGGAACTGGATAACTGGATTATAGCAAATAAAAAATAA
- a CDS encoding CoA-binding protein gives MSQTNPFPYYVGVNNLQEIANKETRCVVMNILGGESKGVTPTSHEFSGGNIVAGVQYGKSGGKLETKIGDIPAYGSIKEIVDAGIKFDTGVIYLPPTAVAAAAAELIAQNPDLTKIVILTEKVGVKDAAFIRAIAQENKIDVFGGNCLGIGNSWDQVRVGGALGGNNPGESLVKGSVAVFSNSGNFSTTIPEYLKTAGFGTSTVLSSGKDLYIHFAFPEFLYCAENDPRTKAIFCYIEPGGYYEKLALDWIADGTIKLTKPIVACVTGRWKANLSRAVGHAGAIAGGGDDALAKEKWFDSYFGVDMFNPDKPKAGKKGVRIESIQDAPTAMAAVYKEIGENTDFAPFGDLSLKPWFVNEQGLDLPAKLKMTAVEAMAPYNEAIKKLGNQVGAQLTREAMRNKSGASRMNPKTDVTEVHGVPVLDLVVKKFALSNYFAVSSVMPDMKYLPLANAVMNYFTALGTQYMDITARARANGALPNAYLGAAVLTSGNCKLYQDMTEMTKKMIDLFYVDIFGDASVNDALATEKATQKIMPQGETTAKEAEVAAFFGDLLKKEGLETVFTQYAQKYAAANSDVNKLALLLAAMNLSLIWTPLVDRQMTVETAHEISTYLACNGVLVGCCAPQYEVNDFYKSMAACDLSVLNTDFATTCFKLLFNREPADKEQFAINGLLNLLMSNGPGTISAKGAKESVSGGNFIATCYSGWMNNTGRDHGGNGFEAIKFLKDAFGDFDPYLEPDDTKRNAKMKELAQATANKYLETKQTAKREGVMNYFKVPCVNHPVFKGKPVNYDPREVFMDKLFTERNEINHFQVFYHYLVQAMFDVGATKNVFCVNIDGVIATISLDLLWKDVNSGKIDAKAMQDIAFIMFLLGRMVGCSAEIADHKSRGNIMDCRTPASQVEFVG, from the coding sequence ATGAGCCAAACTAACCCCTTCCCCTACTACGTAGGAGTAAATAATCTACAAGAAATAGCAAATAAAGAGACCCGGTGCGTAGTGATGAACATTCTGGGCGGTGAAAGTAAAGGCGTAACCCCCACATCACATGAATTCTCCGGCGGTAACATTGTTGCTGGTGTTCAATACGGAAAATCCGGTGGAAAACTGGAAACCAAAATTGGTGATATTCCTGCTTACGGCAGCATTAAAGAGATTGTTGACGCCGGCATCAAATTTGATACAGGTGTTATCTATCTGCCCCCCACAGCTGTTGCTGCTGCTGCAGCCGAACTGATTGCCCAGAACCCCGATCTGACCAAAATCGTTATCCTGACAGAAAAAGTTGGTGTTAAAGATGCTGCGTTCATCCGCGCCATCGCACAGGAAAACAAAATAGACGTATTTGGCGGAAACTGCCTGGGTATCGGCAACTCCTGGGACCAGGTCCGCGTTGGCGGCGCTCTGGGCGGCAACAACCCTGGTGAATCACTTGTTAAAGGTTCCGTTGCTGTTTTCAGTAACTCCGGTAACTTCAGTACCACCATCCCTGAATACCTGAAAACTGCCGGTTTCGGTACATCCACCGTACTGAGTTCAGGTAAGGACCTTTATATTCACTTTGCCTTCCCCGAATTCCTCTACTGCGCAGAAAATGATCCGCGTACCAAAGCGATCTTCTGCTACATTGAGCCCGGCGGATATTATGAAAAACTGGCCCTTGACTGGATTGCCGACGGCACCATCAAGCTGACCAAACCCATCGTAGCTTGCGTAACCGGTCGCTGGAAAGCAAACCTGAGCCGCGCGGTTGGTCATGCCGGCGCCATCGCTGGTGGCGGTGACGATGCCCTTGCAAAAGAGAAATGGTTTGATTCATATTTTGGCGTGGATATGTTTAACCCTGACAAACCCAAAGCTGGCAAAAAGGGTGTCAGAATTGAATCCATCCAGGATGCTCCCACAGCTATGGCCGCCGTCTACAAAGAGATCGGTGAAAACACCGATTTTGCACCCTTTGGCGACCTGAGCCTGAAACCCTGGTTTGTAAATGAACAGGGTCTTGACCTGCCTGCAAAACTGAAAATGACTGCAGTTGAAGCCATGGCACCCTACAACGAAGCCATTAAAAAACTTGGTAATCAGGTAGGTGCCCAGCTGACCAGAGAAGCTATGCGCAACAAATCCGGCGCAAGCCGCATGAACCCGAAAACCGATGTTACCGAAGTTCATGGTGTTCCGGTTCTTGATCTTGTTGTAAAGAAGTTTGCTCTTTCCAACTACTTTGCAGTATCTTCCGTAATGCCCGATATGAAATATCTGCCGCTTGCAAATGCGGTAATGAACTATTTCACAGCTCTGGGTACACAGTACATGGATATCACAGCCCGCGCCCGCGCTAACGGCGCTCTGCCCAACGCATATCTTGGCGCAGCAGTTTTGACATCCGGCAACTGCAAACTGTATCAGGACATGACAGAGATGACCAAAAAGATGATCGACCTTTTCTATGTTGATATCTTTGGTGATGCTTCTGTAAACGATGCGCTTGCTACTGAAAAAGCAACCCAGAAGATTATGCCCCAGGGCGAAACCACTGCTAAAGAAGCCGAAGTTGCTGCATTCTTCGGTGACCTGTTGAAAAAAGAAGGTCTGGAAACAGTATTCACCCAATATGCCCAGAAATATGCCGCAGCAAACAGCGATGTAAACAAACTTGCTCTGCTTCTGGCTGCCATGAACTTAAGCCTTATCTGGACTCCTCTGGTTGACAGGCAGATGACCGTTGAAACCGCTCATGAAATTTCTACATATCTGGCATGCAACGGCGTTCTGGTTGGTTGCTGCGCACCCCAGTATGAGGTCAATGATTTCTACAAATCCATGGCCGCATGCGATCTGTCCGTATTGAATACTGACTTTGCCACAACCTGCTTTAAACTGCTGTTCAACCGCGAACCGGCTGACAAAGAACAGTTTGCCATCAACGGCCTGCTCAACCTGCTGATGTCCAACGGCCCGGGCACCATCTCTGCCAAGGGTGCCAAGGAATCCGTCAGTGGTGGTAACTTCATCGCTACATGCTACTCCGGCTGGATGAACAACACTGGTCGTGACCATGGCGGCAACGGTTTTGAAGCCATCAAGTTCCTCAAAGATGCCTTTGGCGACTTTGACCCGTACCTGGAACCCGATGACACCAAACGCAATGCCAAGATGAAAGAACTGGCCCAGGCTACTGCAAATAAATACCTGGAAACCAAACAAACCGCAAAACGCGAAGGTGTCATGAACTACTTCAAGGTACCGTGCGTAAACCATCCTGTATTCAAGGGAAAACCGGTTAACTACGATCCGCGCGAAGTTTTCATGGACAAACTGTTCACTGAAAGAAACGAGATCAACCACTTCCAGGTATTCTATCATTACCTGGTACAGGCAATGTTTGACGTGGGTGCCACCAAAAACGTATTCTGCGTTAACATTGACGGCGTTATCGCCACCATCTCTCTGGATCTTCTGTGGAAAGACGTTAACAGCGGAAAAATTGATGCCAAGGCAATGCAGGATATCGCATTTATCATGTTCCTGCTTGGTCGTATGGTGGGTTGCTCTGCTGAAATCGCTGACCACAAATCTCGCGGTAACATCATGGATTGCCGGACTCCTGCAAGCCAGGTTGAATTTGTTGGTTAA
- a CDS encoding Lrp/AsnC ligand binding domain-containing protein encodes MNFIKKLFRTANGPAATDHVSSFNEEQAKEEDIKFIDHGLQTILLEKITGSVGKYYDFDSRFRPKQHVSKKRFADIKKAMREGNKLPPVNLYQIRNDYYVLDGNHRVAAAKELGRTEIRAKVVELLSGNKTLENMIYVERKLFHEKTGLKEVIELTEVGKYNFLEKQIKKHQIFLAAQSGDDCDLPKAARDWFNTIYRPLIAIIESGNLLNYFPQRTIGDLYTYITYHHWTQSQGRSYGIGISRIIPKTMEAFRTAMLERECPEYPEMKRTITAFVFINVGMAPQDEILDTLYALEEIEEVHSVHGSIDILVKMVLERNFLASDAETIAEFVDVHIRRIEGINRTQTIIPGISKVKNYLRI; translated from the coding sequence ATGAATTTTATTAAAAAACTATTTCGCACAGCCAATGGCCCGGCAGCCACTGACCATGTCTCTTCTTTCAATGAAGAGCAGGCCAAGGAAGAGGACATTAAATTCATTGACCATGGCCTTCAAACCATACTCCTTGAGAAAATTACGGGTAGTGTGGGCAAGTATTATGATTTTGATTCAAGGTTCAGACCCAAACAGCACGTATCCAAAAAACGATTCGCTGATATAAAAAAAGCTATGCGTGAAGGAAATAAACTGCCGCCGGTGAATTTATATCAGATCCGAAACGATTATTATGTTCTGGACGGAAATCACCGTGTCGCTGCGGCAAAGGAGCTTGGCCGCACCGAAATCAGGGCAAAGGTGGTGGAGCTTTTATCCGGTAATAAAACCCTTGAAAATATGATCTATGTGGAAAGAAAACTATTCCATGAAAAAACCGGGTTAAAAGAAGTGATCGAACTGACCGAGGTGGGCAAATATAATTTTCTGGAAAAGCAGATCAAAAAACATCAAATTTTCCTGGCTGCCCAGTCCGGGGATGATTGTGATTTACCCAAGGCTGCAAGAGACTGGTTTAATACCATTTACAGACCCTTAATCGCAATCATTGAAAGCGGCAACCTTTTGAACTACTTTCCCCAAAGAACCATTGGCGATCTCTATACATATATCACCTATCACCACTGGACCCAGAGCCAGGGGCGAAGCTATGGCATAGGCATCAGCAGAATAATTCCCAAAACCATGGAAGCCTTCAGAACAGCCATGCTTGAAAGGGAATGTCCTGAATACCCGGAGATGAAGCGCACCATTACCGCCTTTGTTTTTATCAACGTGGGCATGGCGCCCCAGGATGAAATTCTTGACACCCTTTATGCTTTAGAGGAAATCGAGGAAGTGCATTCGGTCCACGGCAGCATTGATATTCTGGTAAAAATGGTTTTGGAACGAAATTTTCTGGCTTCAGACGCAGAAACCATTGCGGAGTTTGTGGATGTCCATATCCGGCGCATTGAAGGCATCAACCGTACCCAGACTATTATCCCCGGGATCTCAAAGGTTAAAAATTACCTGCGGATATGA
- a CDS encoding metallophosphoesterase, whose protein sequence is MARPIALGTTHRLRLLLVSDFTEQALIQDIENRTLPPIDLTISCGDLPPEYLMFIRNRLEAPLYFVKGNHDIRYTPEAMQGCRDIHGKVLTVGNLRILGLAGSMWYNGGPNQYTEAAMKKLLFRMGFTLWRKKPIHMVITHAPPLGIHDKEDLPHKGFDVFNRLIARLAPDYFIHGHIHEDFHRFEDRVTLSGKTKVINTCGHTIIEV, encoded by the coding sequence ATGGCCCGTCCAATTGCCCTTGGAACCACACACAGATTAAGACTTCTTCTTGTGTCCGACTTTACAGAACAGGCGTTGATTCAGGATATTGAAAACAGAACATTGCCGCCAATAGACCTGACCATTTCCTGTGGTGACTTGCCACCGGAATATCTGATGTTTATAAGAAACCGGCTGGAGGCACCGCTGTACTTCGTCAAGGGTAACCATGATATCCGGTATACCCCTGAGGCCATGCAAGGATGCCGGGATATCCACGGAAAGGTGCTCACTGTCGGCAATTTGAGAATTTTGGGATTAGCAGGCTCCATGTGGTATAATGGCGGGCCCAACCAGTACACGGAAGCTGCCATGAAAAAGCTGCTCTTCCGGATGGGTTTCACGCTTTGGCGCAAAAAGCCCATCCATATGGTAATCACCCATGCACCCCCTTTAGGGATTCATGACAAAGAAGACCTGCCTCACAAAGGCTTTGATGTTTTTAATCGACTCATTGCGCGGCTTGCCCCGGACTATTTCATCCACGGGCATATCCACGAGGATTTTCACCGATTTGAGGACCGGGTGACCCTGTCGGGAAAAACAAAAGTAATAAATACATGCGGGCATACGATTATTGAGGTCTGA
- a CDS encoding DUF503 domain-containing protein: MVVGTGQIKLRLFDIHSLKAKRSIVKSMISKLQNRFNISVAEIDLNDSHDWAQIGFAMVGNDARTINSKIDKVFNMADELGLAIIADTHMEIIHC, translated from the coding sequence ATGGTCGTTGGAACAGGACAAATCAAACTCAGGCTTTTTGACATTCATTCTCTAAAAGCCAAACGTTCCATCGTTAAATCAATGATATCGAAACTGCAGAACCGGTTTAACATCAGTGTGGCTGAAATCGACCTTAACGACAGCCATGACTGGGCCCAAATCGGATTTGCCATGGTGGGTAACGATGCACGAACAATCAATTCCAAAATAGATAAAGTGTTTAACATGGCAGACGAACTCGGGCTTGCCATAATCGCTGACACACATATGGAAATTATTCATTGTTAA
- a CDS encoding MATE family efflux transporter, translated as MQSTARGEGFSTKTFLRLIFTLALPISLQYLLTCSMAVIDMLMIGQLHDAAVAAVGIANQFVFISFVVQFGIHSGIAIFTAQYWGKGDLSRIHQLSGLGILAGFAIGAVFAAAALFFPSVVISLFSSDAEVVGLGARYLRIVGLAFLPFSATFSFMTNMRSMGFAIAPLISSFAAVLVNIALNYCLIFGNFGFPALGVTGAAIGTCTAKLVETGLLTSIIYLKPYPLAASLKKMLGFDLAFVRQIIATCWPVFLNEFFWVTGVSMYKLVYARMGTQSIAAVNIVSTFEEFLFIPFFGIFHAGSILIGNSIGAKRYERAFAYGKFILLSQLPMALVAGLLLILSRHLILGFYNISTEAYGNAYYLMLTTGLIFWTKTTNFTTVVSVFRGGGDTKFGFFMDLSAVWCIGVPMAFTGAFVLSWPVYGVMALIALEEIFKLIIGLPRFFSKKWIRNLVAD; from the coding sequence ATGCAATCAACAGCCCGGGGTGAAGGGTTTTCCACCAAGACTTTTTTACGACTGATTTTTACCCTGGCCTTGCCCATTTCCCTGCAATATCTTCTGACCTGTTCCATGGCTGTGATAGATATGCTGATGATCGGCCAGCTCCATGACGCTGCCGTCGCAGCCGTGGGAATTGCCAATCAGTTTGTTTTTATCTCCTTTGTTGTTCAGTTCGGCATCCACTCGGGTATAGCAATTTTTACGGCCCAGTACTGGGGAAAAGGGGACCTTTCACGCATCCATCAATTGTCCGGTCTTGGAATCCTGGCAGGTTTTGCCATTGGTGCGGTGTTTGCCGCAGCAGCCCTGTTTTTTCCCTCAGTGGTGATTTCATTATTTTCCAGTGATGCCGAAGTGGTCGGTCTTGGTGCACGATACCTTCGCATTGTGGGATTAGCCTTTCTTCCTTTTAGCGCAACCTTTTCCTTTATGACCAATATGAGGAGTATGGGGTTTGCCATTGCACCTTTGATATCATCCTTTGCAGCAGTGCTTGTAAATATTGCACTCAACTACTGCCTGATTTTCGGCAATTTTGGCTTTCCCGCCTTGGGTGTAACAGGAGCTGCCATTGGCACCTGCACGGCCAAGCTTGTTGAAACAGGTCTTTTAACGTCAATTATCTACTTGAAACCATATCCCCTTGCCGCTTCCCTAAAAAAAATGCTTGGATTCGACCTTGCTTTTGTCAGGCAGATCATCGCCACCTGCTGGCCCGTGTTTCTCAACGAATTTTTCTGGGTCACAGGTGTGAGCATGTACAAACTTGTTTATGCCCGCATGGGGACCCAGTCAATTGCTGCGGTAAATATAGTTTCCACCTTTGAGGAGTTTTTATTTATTCCCTTTTTCGGTATTTTCCATGCCGGTTCCATTCTTATCGGCAACAGCATTGGAGCAAAAAGATACGAACGGGCGTTTGCCTATGGCAAATTCATCCTTTTATCTCAACTTCCCATGGCACTGGTCGCAGGACTTTTGCTCATTCTCTCAAGGCACCTTATCCTGGGATTTTACAATATTTCCACAGAAGCCTACGGCAATGCCTACTATCTGATGCTGACAACAGGCCTGATCTTTTGGACAAAGACCACCAATTTTACTACAGTGGTGTCGGTGTTCAGGGGCGGGGGAGATACAAAATTCGGCTTTTTTATGGATTTAAGCGCGGTGTGGTGCATTGGCGTACCCATGGCGTTCACAGGTGCGTTTGTCCTTAGCTGGCCGGTGTACGGGGTTATGGCCCTGATTGCCTTGGAGGAGATATTCAAGCTTATTATTGGATTGCCGCGTTTTTTTTCAAAAAAATGGATAAGAAACCTTGTGGCAGATTAA
- a CDS encoding ATP-binding cassette domain-containing protein, with translation MKIKNVKTPDLQITLFEAAPGQFWCILGQNRSGIDTFFNLLAPDHPQIRGAEICLPKEMGIFSFAGQQEVFEQELKNDDTDFMDQLDPGTPARAFIHNSNEYTDIIRAFGMEQVLDHGYRQLSTGQTRKLLMLARICSGAQWLLIQSPFDGLDKAGCGQLDLALDHCRGCGMGILAFVYDPGDIPSSATHIAVIENGQMPLHGSRQEILPQLFKLQEQASFSADVTDLKPAENAFPQDADPEKVPIYRELVRLEDGHAGYSGRSVFSHLNLCITPGEHTLVSGPNGCGKSTLLQVITGDHPACYQNKLWIFGTRRGTGESIWELKKKMGIVSTDFHRNYRVAGSVLDCVLSGLYDTIGLYLRPGPEDEKQAMAWLERISLADKAQSAFRNLSYADQRLALIARALIKLPDLLVLDEPTHGLDRANRNAILDFLGQVAAEKLSTILYVSHREDEFRDFFVSHIHMGS, from the coding sequence ATGAAAATTAAAAACGTAAAAACACCTGATTTACAGATCACTTTGTTTGAAGCTGCACCCGGACAGTTCTGGTGCATTCTGGGCCAGAACCGGTCCGGTATTGACACTTTTTTTAACTTGTTGGCCCCAGACCACCCGCAGATACGGGGCGCTGAAATCTGTCTACCCAAGGAGATGGGAATCTTTTCCTTTGCCGGGCAACAGGAGGTCTTTGAACAGGAACTTAAAAACGACGACACTGACTTCATGGACCAGCTTGACCCCGGCACCCCGGCCCGGGCCTTCATTCATAATTCCAATGAATACACAGACATAATCCGGGCCTTTGGCATGGAGCAGGTCCTGGACCATGGTTATCGACAGCTATCCACGGGCCAGACAAGAAAATTGCTGATGCTGGCCAGAATCTGTTCAGGTGCTCAATGGCTGCTGATCCAGTCGCCCTTCGACGGCCTGGACAAGGCAGGGTGCGGGCAGCTTGATCTGGCTCTGGACCATTGCAGGGGTTGCGGGATGGGTATTCTGGCTTTTGTTTATGATCCCGGAGACATTCCTTCCAGTGCCACCCACATTGCTGTTATTGAAAACGGACAGATGCCCCTTCACGGTTCCCGGCAGGAGATCTTACCCCAACTTTTTAAATTGCAGGAACAGGCGAGCTTCTCAGCAGACGTAACTGATTTGAAGCCGGCAGAAAACGCATTTCCCCAAGATGCCGACCCCGAAAAAGTGCCCATTTATAGGGAGCTGGTCAGGCTTGAAGACGGACATGCGGGGTATTCGGGCCGTTCGGTTTTTTCCCATCTGAACCTTTGCATAACCCCGGGCGAGCACACCCTGGTGTCAGGCCCCAATGGCTGTGGCAAATCAACCTTGCTTCAGGTGATCACAGGCGACCATCCCGCCTGCTACCAGAACAAGCTATGGATATTCGGCACCCGCCGGGGCACCGGAGAGTCCATCTGGGAACTGAAGAAAAAAATGGGGATTGTCAGCACAGATTTTCACCGCAACTACCGGGTGGCCGGCAGCGTCCTGGACTGTGTGCTGTCTGGTCTTTATGACACCATTGGTCTGTACCTGCGTCCGGGACCTGAAGACGAAAAACAAGCCATGGCCTGGCTTGAACGCATCAGTCTGGCAGATAAAGCCCAATCCGCGTTTCGCAACCTCTCCTATGCAGACCAGCGGCTGGCGCTCATTGCCCGGGCCCTGATAAAACTGCCCGATCTTCTGGTATTGGACGAACCCACCCACGGACTGGACCGGGCCAATCGCAATGCGATCCTGGATTTTCTGGGTCAGGTGGCAGCAGAAAAATTAAGCACCATTTTATACGTCAGCCACAGGGAGGATGAATTCAGGGACTTTTTTGTCTCCCACATTCACATGGGAAGTTAA
- the ahpC gene encoding alkyl hydroperoxide reductase subunit C translates to MQTLINTTILDFNVQAYHNETFKAVTQDDLKGKWSVFFFYPADFTFVCPTELGDMADNYDEFQKLGVEIYSVSTDTYFTHKAWHDASETIKRIKFPMLADPTGKLSRDFGVYIESAGLAYRGTFLVNPEGQIKLAEINDNGIGRNADELLRKVKAAQYIAANPYEVCPAKWKEGAKTLKPGLDLVGKI, encoded by the coding sequence ATGCAAACGTTAATCAATACAACAATTCTGGATTTCAATGTCCAGGCCTATCACAATGAAACGTTCAAGGCAGTCACCCAGGATGATCTTAAAGGGAAATGGTCAGTCTTTTTCTTTTATCCGGCAGACTTTACCTTTGTCTGTCCCACGGAATTAGGAGATATGGCTGACAACTATGACGAATTTCAGAAACTGGGTGTGGAAATATACAGTGTGAGCACGGATACGTATTTTACGCACAAGGCATGGCATGATGCCTCAGAGACCATCAAGAGAATAAAGTTTCCCATGCTTGCAGATCCCACGGGCAAACTCTCCCGGGACTTCGGGGTTTACATTGAGTCCGCAGGCCTTGCGTACCGAGGCACATTTCTTGTCAATCCCGAAGGGCAGATAAAACTTGCCGAAATTAATGACAACGGTATTGGCCGTAACGCAGATGAGTTGCTAAGGAAGGTAAAGGCGGCTCAGTACATCGCGGCAAATCCCTATGAAGTGTGCCCTGCCAAATGGAAAGAGGGTGCAAAAACGCTGAAACCGGGTTTGGATCTTGTGGGAAAAATTTAA